ATTTGGGAGAAATAAATTCTGCCGATCCACAGCAAGTAACTGATTTTGCCAATTGGGGCTTCTTACATTACCCATCCCAAAAAACAATGCTGATTCTTTGGGATCATGGGAACGGGTGGTCAAAAAACGGAGAAAGATTTCTGATAAAAAGTATCTGCACCGATTACGATGGCGGAACTATTGGAGTGGCGAACGGAGAATTACAGCAAGCAATTTCGGGAATTACATCTCATCTTGATATTTTGGATTTCGATGCATGCGATATGCAGACGGCTGAAGTGATTGGAGAAGTTTACAATTTCTGCGACATCATTATCGGTTCGGAATTAACAGTTCCCGGAGATGGAATGTTTTATGGAGCGAATCCCGAATTACCGGCAGCAGAGTGCGGACTTTTTAATTATTTGGTTGATAATCCCCAGTCCACCTCGGAAGAATTTGCTTTTGAAACTGTCCTTCGCTATGTAAATTCCTACACAATGTATTATCAAACTGGCTGGAGTAAAGTTAGTTTATCGGCGATAAGAACTCAAAACTATCTGGAATTCATGAATCCATTGTTGTATGATTTTTGTTCAACATATTCAGATACAATTTATCATGATGTTTTTGAGAATGCGTATGATCAATGCTATTCAATAAATAATGAAAGTATTGACCTGAGAGAATTTTATGCGGAATTATCGAATTTCGGTTCGGGGGAGCTGTCTCTATTTGCCGAGCAGATAGCAGCTACTATTGATTCTATGACGATACTTTCCTCAGTGGTATTTCAAAATGCCCCATCGCCGGATATTGGTAAAATGGCAATTCATTATCCTTCTGATTCTTTCTCGTTGAATTGGGAAAAATATCGCACTCTGGATTTTGTTCAACAAACCGGATGGGATGGTTTTTTGGCTTTTTATTTTGAGGAATATTCGGGAAATGATTACCCTAAAATTTCATTTTTCAATATTTATTCTTACAATAAACTGGTAACATTTTCATGGGATGCTCTTGCACCTACATTTATGGATGTTAAATATTCACTTGAATATTGCCCCACAGGCGGTTCCACATTTACCACTATTACCGATTCGACTTATATTACTGAAACGCATTTTCAATACAACATAGAGAATTATGGAAGTTATGAATTTAGACTCACAGCAATTGATGAATTTGGCAATTCAACAGACACAACTCAAATCAGCACTGTTGCAGCTGAAAATTCTTTTAAATTTTTCCCCAATCCTTATAATATTTCTGATAATGAACAAGTTGGAAAATTTATATTTTCATCAGAAGTGGGAGAAAATGCGACGATATACATTTATAATTTTAGCGGTAATCTGGTAAAAAAAATCGAATCCGAGAGCAATGAATCCGGGGTTGTGGAAGTTCCCTTTAATGGCGATAATTTTGCTTCGGGAATCTATTTCTGCATTCTGAAATGCGGTGGGAGTTACAAAAAGATTAAACTTGCCATTGTTCGGTAAACAATTGTGAACAATTTGTGAATAACATTTCGTCCATTCAAAGAAATTCGTCTTGTTTGCTACCAGTCCGTGCTTTAAGGATATTGTCGTATTTTTTGGAAAAGTGTATAAGTTAGCTATATTGCTCCGTAAAATTCAGGCAATAGCAGTTAGTTAGGGATTTTCCTCTTTCTGTTTGTTAACATTTTTTACCGCTTGAAAAGGTGGATTTCGATTTTCCCATATTGTCGTATCCGAGAGACGAAAATCTATTTTTCAACCTCTATTCCCCGAATAAAAACTTGATCAATAATTTGTCTGTTACCTGCATAAATTATTTTTGCTAGAATCTGATGGGGATTTGCAAAAAAATCATTATCAATATTAAAAAAACTTTTTTCCGGATTGAGTATGATAAAATCTGCAGATTTCCCTTTTTCCAAACTACCAATAATTTCACCCAAACCAAGGGCTGTCGCACCTCCCAAAGTTCCGAGATAAAATGCTTCCTCCGCTGAAATTGGGTTGTGAGTTTTCTCCCCATTAACAAAATTAATCATTTTTGAGGTCTCGATAGCTTCTTTCATTTCGTCAAGAATGGAAAGATTATAACCGGCGGAAATATCAGTTCCCAAGGCGATTGGCAATTTTTCCTTTTCATATTCTCTATATGGCATCAAACCGCTAATGAGAAAGCGATTGGAAGACGGGCAGTGAGAAATCTTTGTCCCTGTTTTTTTTAGGATTTTTCTTTCGGCAGCATCTAAATAGATGCAATGAGCGACAATAGTTTTGCTACTTAGAAGCCCGGCTTGATAATAAACATCGGTATAATTTTTTTTATCTGGAAAATATTTTTTCACAAGTTGCAATTCGCTTTCATTTTCAGCGAGATGGGTTTGTATGCCAAGATCGTATTTGTGGGCTAACTCTGCTGCTCTTTTTAACAAATCGAAAGAGCAAGCGATAGCAAAACGCGGAGTGATAGCATAATGCAATCTATCATCGAATCCGTGCCATTTTTTTATGAGCTGTTCAGATTCCCGCATCATTGTATCCGTGTTTTTCACTAAATATTCAGGGGCATTCTGATCCATTAACACGTTGCCGATATTGGCACGAATTCCAGCCTTTGCAGCAGCTTCAAAAGCAATATTCGTAGCGTTCTTATTGTTTGAAACATACGTGGATGTTGTGG
The window above is part of the Candidatus Cloacimonadota bacterium genome. Proteins encoded here:
- a CDS encoding clostripain-related cysteine peptidase; translation: MKKILLIMLFAGMVSPVFASAQWTVLIYMAADNSLSEASFKDINEMEEVVYNDSVNVIVQVDPNNDLSHPPYFTTCRRYEIQHDIYPDSICSILLEDLGEINSADPQQVTDFANWGFLHYPSQKTMLILWDHGNGWSKNGERFLIKSICTDYDGGTIGVANGELQQAISGITSHLDILDFDACDMQTAEVIGEVYNFCDIIIGSELTVPGDGMFYGANPELPAAECGLFNYLVDNPQSTSEEFAFETVLRYVNSYTMYYQTGWSKVSLSAIRTQNYLEFMNPLLYDFCSTYSDTIYHDVFENAYDQCYSINNESIDLREFYAELSNFGSGELSLFAEQIAATIDSMTILSSVVFQNAPSPDIGKMAIHYPSDSFSLNWEKYRTLDFVQQTGWDGFLAFYFEEYSGNDYPKISFFNIYSYNKLVTFSWDALAPTFMDVKYSLEYCPTGGSTFTTITDSTYITETHFQYNIENYGSYEFRLTAIDEFGNSTDTTQISTVAAENSFKFFPNPYNISDNEQVGKFIFSSEVGENATIYIYNFSGNLVKKIESESNESGVVEVPFNGDNFASGIYFCILKCGGSYKKIKLAIVR
- the guaD gene encoding guanine deaminase; this translates as MKNINIIKGNILTSISKKQVQFLPSGFMAFGSNGTILEVSEKDIREKYNKATFQDFSDKLILPGFVDTHNHLSQLGLEGIYKGELLEWLNELIFPRERKMEDTKYAKKISELFFRELLRNGITTTSTYVSNNKNATNIAFEAAAKAGIRANIGNVLMDQNAPEYLVKNTDTMMRESEQLIKKWHGFDDRLHYAITPRFAIACSFDLLKRAAELAHKYDLGIQTHLAENESELQLVKKYFPDKKNYTDVYYQAGLLSSKTIVAHCIYLDAAERKILKKTGTKISHCPSSNRFLISGLMPYREYEKEKLPIALGTDISAGYNLSILDEMKEAIETSKMINFVNGEKTHNPISAEEAFYLGTLGGATALGLGEIIGSLEKGKSADFIILNPEKSFFNIDNDFFANPHQILAKIIYAGNRQIIDQVFIRGIEVEK